Genomic segment of Acinetobacter larvae:
TTCTAGCGCAGTGCTTTGATGGGTATAAATATCATCCCATTGGGTATCGACAGGTAAATCGTTGGGTAGATGATCGGCATTGAGTTGTTCCGATACAATCTGGGTTTCCGCTTCCAGCGTTGTCTGCGGTACTGCATCCAATGGAACCTGCTGTTGTTCTTCTATTTTTTCTAATAATGGATTTAGTTCCAATTGTTCTTGTACTTCTTGCTCTAGTTCTAGGCTGGAAAGTTGCAGCAAACGTATAGCTTGTTGTAATTGTGGTGTCAAAGATAGTGAATTTGCAACTTTCAAACCTAACGATAACTTCATTGTCTTCCCCCTTCGCATGACTAGCTTAAGCAAAAAGCATGCCTGAATTATTTTTATAGCATAGCTCTCATCAACATCCTATATCTGAATGCCAGTATCCAAACATAAAAGCATTCTTGTCGAACAATTGTAGAACAAAGCACGCTACAAGATATTTTCTTGATCTTTATTTAAACACTTGACATCAGAATAATATTTCACCTATGTTGACGAAATGAAATGCTTGTTGTTACTCAGAATTTTTTTTATTTTACCCGTGAATGACAGACAAAGACGGCATGAACATGGCGATAAATAACGCGGTTGAATTTAAATTATAGTGACAACCTCAATACAACTAGCTACATTAAACCTCAATAACAACACAGCATAAGGCGCTTGGATCGGCGCAAGACAACAACAGCAAAACACAGTGATGTGATATCGCAAATGGAGTGTTAAACCATGAAAAATGTTTCAAATAAAATCCTGATGACCATTTTAGGCAGTTGTATTGCTTGTGGTGGTTATACCCAAGTATTGGCAGCCGATACACTGGCTAAAATCCGTAAAACAGGAAAAGTTGTCATCGGCTATCGTGAATCATCCGATCCTATTTCCTATGTGGTGGCGGGTAAACCGGTCGGTTATGCCGTTGATATCTGTAATCACTTTGCCAATGCACTGAAAACAGATTTAAAAATGCCCAACCTTAAAGTGGAATATAAAGCGGTGACCTCTTCAACGCGTATTCCTGAAATGCTCGCTGGCAATATCGATATGGAGTGCGGCACTACCACTAACTCTATCCAACGACAACAACAAGTCAGTTTTTCCACCAGTTACTATGCGACAGAAGTTCGGATGGCAGTCAAAGCCAATAGTAATATTCAATCGATTGCCGACCTCAATGGTAAAGCCGTTGTGACCACACAAGGCACAACCTCAGATAAATACATCAAACTCAATGCACAAAAACTAAAAGTTAACGTCAAGAATGTCTATGGTAAAGATCATGCTGACTCCTTTGCCATGGTTGCATCCGGGCGTGCTGCTGCGTTTGTGATGGATGATAATATCTTAGCGGGTTTGATTGCCAAATCATCTGCGCCAGCGCAATACAAAATTGTTGGTCCCGTCCTTTCCTCTGAGCCTTATGGCATTATGCTACCTAAAGATGATCCTGCCTACAAAGCCATTGCCGACCGTGTCGTCACCGGCATGTGGAAAAATGGTCAAATGGATAGCCTCTACAAAAAATGGTTCCTCTCCCCCATTGCCCCCAAAAATATCAACTTAAAACTCTCTATGAGCAGTTCTTACCAGAAACTAAAAGCGAGCCCGAACGACAAAGGCATTAACTAGAACTAGGCCATACAGCCAACCTTTTCCATAAGAGAAATCGCTCGACCTTAGGGGATCTTATTTGATCCGCTAAGGCGTGATCTTTCATGATTTGTAAGGAGTGTTCCTATGTCTGTAGGTTCATTAAATTGGACTGCCTATTGTCTTGCATCAAATGAATATGGGCTCGATAAAGCCCAATGGGCTGAATCAATTTGCCAGCATATGGGTGGTGCAAGCTATAGTGCAGTGGCAGAAGCGCCAACCTGGTTACAACTGCTGGGCAATGGCGTGTGGACCATGCTCTGGACCTCCATTGCCGCTTTTATCGTGGCTTTTATCGTGGGGTCCTGCATCGGCATTTTACGCACCTTGCCCAATAAACTGATCGCCACACTGGCGACTTGCTATGTAGAACTCTTTCGGAATATCCCCCTTTTGGTGCAATTATTCTTCTGGGCCTTTGTTTTTCCTGCACTATTACCACTCAGTTTAAGTACCGGAAGTGGTGAAATGGTGGCTGGGGGCTGGTGGCAAAATATTTTAAATGATAACCCAGCCGTCATCGGAGTCTTTGCCTTAGGTTTATATACTGCGGCACGCATTGCAGAACAAGTCCGCGCTGGTATTTTAACGGTTTCACAAGGACAAAAATATGCCGCCTATGCGGTTGGTTTTAGCTTAGCGCAAAGTTATCGCTATGTGATTTTACCTGTCGCCTATCGGATCGTTTGGCCAACACTCACCTCTGAGGCCATGAACGTTTTTAAAAACTCAGCTGTGCTCTATGCGCTCAGTGTCTTAAACTTTTTTGCCTATACCAAAACCATGCGTGAAGAGACATCACAAGATATTATTATTTTGATTTTATCGACCCCAGTCTATCTAGTCATTACCTATAGCATTAAATTGATGATGTCTTGGTTTGAAAAACGTATGGCGGTTCCCGGTTTAGGCTCGGGAGGTAAATCATAATGGACTTTAGCGTTTTACAGCATCCCGATGTGATCTCTGCATTGCTCAGTGGCTTTAAATTTACCCTTACAGTGACGATTTTATCGATCATTGGCGGTATTTTATTGGGTACCCCCTTAGCCATGATGCGCCTCTCCAATAATCGTGCCGCTAGTAGTTTTGCCAAGTTCTATGTCGATTTCTTTCGGGGAGTTCCCTTAATCCAAATTATTTTTATCTTTTATTTTTTATTACCCAAATTCTTTGATTTCCAATATGACACCTATTATGGTCCGATGTTTTCCAGCATTGTAACCTTTGCTATTTTTGAAGCAGCCTTCTTTTCGGAAATTGTCCGTTCAGGCATTCAATCGGTAAGTCGAGGGCAAGTTCATGCGGGTTATGCATTGGGTTTAAATTATCAACAAACGATGGCTCATGTCGTTTTACCGCAAGCCTTTCGTAATATGCTGCCCGTATTACTGACCCAATCTATTGTCCTCTTTCAAGATGTCTCCTTGGTCTATGTGATTAGCGCACCAGACTTCTTAGGCAATGCCAATACCCTAGCCAATACTTATGGCTCAGAGTCCAAAGCTACATTTTATTTAAGTGTTGCGATTATTTATTTCTGTATTTCGTTTTTATTATCGCAGCTCGTAAAAAAACTAAATCAAAAAATAGCGATTATTCGTTAATGAGGGAAATCAATATGCCAATGATCGATATACAAAACATTTCCAAATGGTATGGTGATTTTCAAGTCTTGACTGACTGCACAACCCAAATCAATGCTGGTGAAGTTGTTGTGGTGTGTGGTCCATCGGGTTCAGGTAAATCTACTTTAATTAAAACGGTTAATGCCCTTGAACCCACTCAACAAGGCAATATCATTGTTGACGGTACATCGCTCAATGACCCCAAAACCGATTTAGCCAAATTTCGCGCCAAAGTAGGGATGGTCTTCCAGCATTTTGAATTATTTCCGCATATGACTGTATTGGATAATCTTTGTATTGCACAGCGTAAAGTACTCAATCGCAGCAAAGATCAAGCAATGCAAAAGGCAATTCAATATCTGGATCGTGTCGGTTTAAGTGAACATAAAAATAAATTTCCCGGGCAACTGTCTGGTGGCCAACAACAACGGGTTGCTATTGCGCGTGGGCTGTGTATGGATCCCATTTGTATGCTCTTTGATGAACCGACCTCGGCTTTAGACCCTGAAATGGTCGGAGAAGTGTTGGAGGTCATGACACAATTAGCACAAGAGGGTATGACCATGATGTGTGTTACCCATGAAATGGGCTTTGCGCGTAAGGTATCTAACCGTGTGATTTTTATGGATCAGGGGAAAATTATCGAAGACTGTAGCACGCAAGAATTCTTTGAGCATCCAGAAAACCGTCACCAACGCACCAAATACTTCTTAGAAAAAATCTCTATGATGCATTAAATCAAAGCTGCGTGCATAGGACCCTATTCAGCGTCTGCACGCAACTTGTTCTCTAGAGCAAAACCAAATTTACCAAAACCAAATATAACGTCTGCAATTTATTTTAAATTTAAGGGACGATCCAAACGGATTTGAATGATTTCATTATTATCCGCTTGATTGACATTACGGCCTGCAGAGCCTGGAAAATTATTATCATTAAAGATCGTCAAGATATTTGGATCTTCTATGATTACGCTCTCAATTGTTTCAAAGGGGAATGCAAATAGCTCTGTTGTACCAATATCATGACTTCTAGCTGTGCCATAGAGTAAATCTGGATTGGCGATGTGCATTAAATCTACCCACGTTTCCCGTGTCAGTAGTTGCCCAGGTTCATTGAGCCTAACCGCAATAATCTTTTTATAAGCATTTAATGTATTTTGGCTTGCATCTCGTTCAATCATCAGCCCCTCTCGATCATTATAAAGTTGAAACTCACCAATATTGCTTGCTTGATCATCCAACTGAAAATAATAATACTTGCCAGTATAAGCTTTACGCTGCAGATCAAATTGTGAAATTAATAAACGTCTGTTTGCTTCACCTTGTAGCGGTTTTTCTAAAATTGGATATAAATAACGCTGGTCGGGTGATAATGCCATCCCTTCAAAACCACCACTTTGCTGTACGCGAGGCGGAAAATAATTAATTTGTTGTTGATTAAACTGATTTTGTGGCGAGCGTAATTCTTGCGCTTTATTTTCTGGATCGATTAAGGCAAAAGGCGCATCAAGTAAAACACCATTGGCATCGAAATGTAAAATATAAGGACCAAACTCCTCACCGATCCAATAATGCCCATCTGCTGTACGTTGCATCGATTCAGGATCGAAATCTGCACCAGTCAATAAACGCTCAGGTGTGTTTTCATGGATAATCTTAAAGGGTATGCGTTTATGTGGATCCTTTAAGGCAATAAAACCTTGTACATCAACCTTTGCCTGTTGCTGTTTCGGTGTTTTGAAGTCCACCTTTAACTGATAAATACGCAATAAGAAATCGGCAGAATTATCTTGTCGACCAAAACCATTATCGGCAAGAACCATGTATGTCCCATCAGCATTTTTAAAAGCAGAAGAAAAACCTTGTACCGGCTGGGCTTTAAAGGGTGCTGCAATACCATAAGCGCCTTTGACCGCCGTCCCAGACTGCGGTCCTTCAGCATACGTTTCAACATCAAGCTGTGCAAAACCAATTAGTGTTGCTGTATTTTTAGCTGCAATTGCTGTTGCTGTTGCTGTTGCTGTTGCTGTTGCTGAAATTGAAAAAGTACATAAACTCAAAGCAAATGCTGCAGATATTATTTTTATATTAGATTTATAGATCATTTAAATACGCACTCAATCAGTAGAACAGACTATTTAAACGAATTTAAATGACAGTTTTAGGAAATAGATCATTTTACCATCGGTCGTATTTCTCAAATACTCCAGCAACAAGCATTGACGCGCAATGCTCTGAACCCTAGTATAGTCAACACTTTAAGTTTTGGGATTTGTTGCGCTTTATGCTTTTCTCCAGCTTTACAGCCTCATCTTATCATTTAACATCATCTCCCTTATCGATCTTCGCCTCACGATGGAAAGCCATCCTCGCAACAACGTGTTGTTGTTATTTAGTCGGTTGTGCCAGTACGCCCAAAACAGCGAGTCTTTCTCCGCGAGCACAACAACTTTCTTTAGGCATTCAACGTGCTTATGCTGTTTCTGAAAGTACCGCGAACAGATTATCTCCCATGATTATTCACCATGCAGATGCAAATGGCATATCTCCAGACCTGATGGCAGCATTAATTCACCAAGAATCGAGTTATCGAAGTCATGTTGTTTCTGGTGCTGGTGCGGTTGGTTTGACCCAAGTGATTCCGCGCTATTGGAAAGAACAATGTCGTGGCGATCTGTATGATGAAAATCACAATATTCAATGTGGTAGTTTCATTTTGGCGCATTATAACAAACTGACCAACAGCTGGCCTAAAGCGCTCGCCTATTATAATGTTGGTCCAACCGGCTATAAAAAAAGCCCGTATATGCAACAACAAGGACAAAAATATGCCCGCTCTGTTGCACTGCATCAAGCCAAATTGAGTCAATATTTCATAAGTAACTAGTAATTTTAAAGATTAAAAAAGCAACTCTGCTTCCCTCTTTTCTGCTTCCCTCTCTGTCTGGACTGAGAGGGAATTTTTATGGTTAGGATCAGCTAGTTTTTCTATATTGCATTGCGGGAATATTTCTTGAGTTGTCTGCCATCACACTGCTTATTTTTATGTTTTTATTTTTATCTTTCGCTTTTGCTATTT
This window contains:
- a CDS encoding lytic transglycosylase domain-containing protein: MLFSSFTASSYHLTSSPLSIFASRWKAILATTCCCYLVGCASTPKTASLSPRAQQLSLGIQRAYAVSESTANRLSPMIIHHADANGISPDLMAALIHQESSYRSHVVSGAGAVGLTQVIPRYWKEQCRGDLYDENHNIQCGSFILAHYNKLTNSWPKALAYYNVGPTGYKKSPYMQQQGQKYARSVALHQAKLSQYFISN
- a CDS encoding amino acid ABC transporter substrate-binding protein, whose amino-acid sequence is MTILGSCIACGGYTQVLAADTLAKIRKTGKVVIGYRESSDPISYVVAGKPVGYAVDICNHFANALKTDLKMPNLKVEYKAVTSSTRIPEMLAGNIDMECGTTTNSIQRQQQVSFSTSYYATEVRMAVKANSNIQSIADLNGKAVVTTQGTTSDKYIKLNAQKLKVNVKNVYGKDHADSFAMVASGRAAAFVMDDNILAGLIAKSSAPAQYKIVGPVLSSEPYGIMLPKDDPAYKAIADRVVTGMWKNGQMDSLYKKWFLSPIAPKNINLKLSMSSSYQKLKASPNDKGIN
- a CDS encoding amino acid ABC transporter ATP-binding protein, encoding MPMIDIQNISKWYGDFQVLTDCTTQINAGEVVVVCGPSGSGKSTLIKTVNALEPTQQGNIIVDGTSLNDPKTDLAKFRAKVGMVFQHFELFPHMTVLDNLCIAQRKVLNRSKDQAMQKAIQYLDRVGLSEHKNKFPGQLSGGQQQRVAIARGLCMDPICMLFDEPTSALDPEMVGEVLEVMTQLAQEGMTMMCVTHEMGFARKVSNRVIFMDQGKIIEDCSTQEFFEHPENRHQRTKYFLEKISMMH
- a CDS encoding amino acid ABC transporter permease, with amino-acid sequence MSVGSLNWTAYCLASNEYGLDKAQWAESICQHMGGASYSAVAEAPTWLQLLGNGVWTMLWTSIAAFIVAFIVGSCIGILRTLPNKLIATLATCYVELFRNIPLLVQLFFWAFVFPALLPLSLSTGSGEMVAGGWWQNILNDNPAVIGVFALGLYTAARIAEQVRAGILTVSQGQKYAAYAVGFSLAQSYRYVILPVAYRIVWPTLTSEAMNVFKNSAVLYALSVLNFFAYTKTMREETSQDIIILILSTPVYLVITYSIKLMMSWFEKRMAVPGLGSGGKS
- a CDS encoding amino acid ABC transporter permease, encoding MDFSVLQHPDVISALLSGFKFTLTVTILSIIGGILLGTPLAMMRLSNNRAASSFAKFYVDFFRGVPLIQIIFIFYFLLPKFFDFQYDTYYGPMFSSIVTFAIFEAAFFSEIVRSGIQSVSRGQVHAGYALGLNYQQTMAHVVLPQAFRNMLPVLLTQSIVLFQDVSLVYVISAPDFLGNANTLANTYGSESKATFYLSVAIIYFCISFLLSQLVKKLNQKIAIIR